The Schistocerca nitens isolate TAMUIC-IGC-003100 chromosome 6, iqSchNite1.1, whole genome shotgun sequence DNA segment GGCTCTTAACCAGGCGAATAAAGACTATCAGACTGTGTAGTacattgcaaaatatttttgtggtaATGTACCATACAACGTAGTTGTGTATAACACACACAGCGAGTCACATGAAGCTGAACTATACTCCCTTACACGACCCCAATTACTTAGTTTCCGCCTTCTCCAACTTAACGCACAACGCCAGCGAATCTCGGTGTAGCTTACGGATCCTGCCGCTAGAGAGCAGTCGCGTCGGTAACCTGCGGTTTCTAAAAGGCGAAGGACGTCCGCTGATTGGTTGATAAGTAGGCCGTGACGTCAGGACAACGGAAGCTTACTTATATTGGTGTTGGTGACATCAACAGCCATTCCAGTGAAGTCTTTCGTCGTAGGTGGTTGGAGCGGGAAAGCTTGTTAGAGACGCTGTGCTTTGGGAATTCGCAAAGTTACATCCAGCTTCAACATTAAGATTTGGAGGGCGGACAAAGTGAAGTGAGTGCTGTCGGTAATAAGTTTTGAAGTTGTTTGTGCCTTGTCATGGCAACAGAAGCTCAAAGACTAATCAGCATTTCGCTGACGAAGATTGCACAGTCGAGAGCGCAGCGTGGGGGTGTTAGCCTACACAAAAATTTGCTTGTTGCGACTGTCCTGCAGAAGGCTCGTTACGTCTTCATGGAGGAGGCGTATCACATGGTGCATTCAACAGGCGGTATTTACACGGCTACGGTTTCGAGTGCCCAGCAGCAGAATCAAGCAAGTTACGAGCAAAATTACGACGACGACAGCAGTCAGGTGAGTCTGTCACCAGAAGCTACTACAGACCACATCCATTCAGAGGACAGCGAAGGGTCGTCGAGTGACAGCCCTCTGCAAGAGTTCCTTGACCAGTCGTGCATACGTTGCACGGATTCGGCAGCGTCGTCGAGTGAAGAGGATAACAAGGAGAACCACGCGCCTTCTCATTGTCAGAACCCAGTGTCATCACATACTGTTACAGATTCTCCCACGTATTTCGATTTAGACAATACATCTCGCAGTGAAGACAACAAAGTGTTCAGGGACAGATCTAATAATGCGTCACAACCCTCTTCTAGTAGGTGCCTCAAGAGGAGACGGGCCGTAGCTGAGTGGGAAACGGAAGAGGCGGTGTCTTCAATTTTGCCCAAGAAAGCGAAGACAACGGAGTGCAGTGACACCGAGGGTGACGACTCGGTCTTCATAGACGATGCGGTCTTGTTCACGGAGTGCGGTGTGAGTGACGCGGACAGTGACGATGCAGAAGATACCGCGCGCACAACTATGGAAATTGACACAATCACGAGTTTGGTGTCAATCTTCAGTTTTGGTGGACTGGCGGCGAGTGACATGTCAGCTGCAGGCGGTGTTGCTAAGTTGACGAGGTCTATGTCAACCCCAGATCTGTGTTCGGCGCAAGCAAAGGAAGGAGTAGATGTTCTTCAGCAGAGGCCTTTCCTGGCGATGACGGTGTGATGCAGCCACGGTCATCTGTTTGCTGATTGGAGGTCCGGCAGAAAGTGTAGATTCGGCCACTTAATGGAAAGTAACATACGAAGATTTCAATCTGTGTATCGGTAAGTCCAAGGAACCAAACGGTTGTTCAAATGAGGGCGATCGTTCGTTCGCTAAAATTGTCAATTTTAGTAAGATTGCCTCCCAATGAAAGCAAATGTAATAGTTACTTGTGATCTCATGTAATATGAACTGAATGCGATTCAGAGTTTTGAGATTGCTGAAGTGTGAACTTGGCCTAATGTGATTTTTGTCCACTAGTATTCCTGTACAGTGTTGCCCTTTCCTGTGCTGTCAGTTAATAGTTTCGTTTTGTGTAAGTACCAAGAGTATGGTTCACTGACATGAAAGCGGCTGTTTTTTCTTGATAGTGGCATTACGTTTTCCTGAGCCCGTACCACTGATTTTGCAGCAGTGTGAACTTATATTTCTTGTGTAATTATCAGTATTTTTTCTGCTCTTTGCACATAATTGACAGTTGTTCCAATAATTCTTGCTGCATTTGATGCCCCTGGGGCCATAGTCAAAATTTTGACgaaccattttcgtaatctttgtaCAGCTTGCTTTGAGTTTATTGCTGCAGGATATTCCCTTTTGTATATATTTTATATGGTCGTTTAAAATTGTAAATTGTGTAAAAAAAGTTATGACTCTGTTTTAAGAGTTGTAAAGagtatattttgtaataaaatcgAATTGAAAAAAAGTTGTTACTACTATATTACCCACGTCCACTTCCTTTGCAACCTATTTTCtaactttatttaaaaaagcagatgaaattttattgGAAGTAATACTGTTACGCTGAAAGGATGTGATTTGTGGTAACATACGTTGATTAAACGATCAAGTCATTGAAAAGTTTGCAAATTAACGATATTTTATCACTGTTTCTTGTGTAAAGAAATTTAAATTCTGTGCATACTGATATACGTTTTATTAGTGATAAAAGGATGTGTTGACACTGCAGTTATTTGGTAGGCTATGCTTGTAATCCAGACGTAATTTCAAATTTGATAGTGGTTACTTTACTGAAAAGTACAGAGGCAGATTGTTTTTGGCTGAATTATCAAAAAAATTGGAGGATGGCTGCCTGGAAACTCGGGGATGCAAATCATggaccagctttttttttttttttagttgacgcTGTCATTGCAGGTAAGATGATTCTTTGACTATATTCTGGGAATGAGAGTTCATATGTTTGAAGTGTGGCATCAACGCATATAACAAAGCACAGTTCCTCAATAAAGACGTAGCTTAATGCATTTGACTGTACTAGTAACTATGACGGGTATCTATTGAAACACGCATTGTGTAGGCTGGTTGGAAAAACTTTACAATTGTTTGTGCCTTGGTTCTGATGTTAAGAGTTAAAAAGTACAAAACGGTTAAACTAAAACTGTAGTTAGTCCAGATGCAAACAATGTAAATAACAGGGTTGCTAAGTCATGGGAACATAATTCAACACTTGACTTTTGAACGGTAAATAATTAAATGTTATTCTTGTCGTTTGATTGTTGTTATCCTACAGTAATACAGGGGGTTAATTAGTGTAAATGCTTAGAGGTTGCTTTGTAAAGTGATGTGGTTCCTTGCAAAAAGTCATAAAAACGAAGTAGCACTGCTTTGGGTGAAGTCAGGTAATTGTAAAAGACACATATAGCTTTTCACAGGTAGTGTGATTCTTTCCAACCAATATCCCAATGGAGAACAGGTATTTGTTACCCCAATAAGTATTTGGGTCCGTATTAAATTGTCGGAGTTCACTGGTAAGTCTTTTATAAAGCTAGGCCGACTATTTCATTTATATtagtctcagatattgtgaaagAAATTATGAAACGACTTGTATAAAAGATACTTGAGTTTTTATGGTCTAATAAAAGCGTTACCTAGAAATATTGCAAGCTACAGTGAAAAAACAGAGCTTTGTATGTTTCGtccacttctttaaaaaaaaaaaaatacggacgcatgacattttaacaattttacatctATAGTTACTGAGTGcctggaaatttgaaaatttatacTAATCATGATTTGAGTAATATTTCAATTTTAGTACTGGTGCAGTCACACTGTCATTCAGGTTAACACTAGACCAGTCTTGAAATCATAGTATTTTTTCTCTATCTAATACCATGGGTAACTTGAGCCCTGCCAGGAGGAGATAAGACGttaataagtaggaaaaacaaagtgTTAAATCAGCATTGCATGTGTACTCCGAAATATCAACATAATTTGTCCAACTAAAGAATAATAAGCCTAAGATCTTTTAAGGAAATGAAGAGACAACGAaagtatgaaacaaaaaaattagagGTAATAAAACTGTTACTATTAGTACAAAATATTGCAAGTAGGTGGGTCAACAGTCATTTAAACCGAAGTAGGAAGTGGTACAAAGATACTGGACTGGTAAGAAGTTACAATGGTTGCACTTTGTTGCCGCCCAGCCATTCATGTGTTCAAACGGTAGCAGCTGGACACAGGCAGAAGATGCAGCTATGTTTCCATCACTCTACTCCTCTCTTCACTCTGTTGCTGTAGCGAGGTAAGTTTTGTCTGCTGAGTTCCCCCTCCTGGGGCCCTACTAATCGATCTGGCCAGCCGCGTACCAGCAATACGCTACAACCAGAAGAGCCTTACAGCTTGCGCGGTACATTTTAACGCACGCTATCACCCACCTTCCCACTGCAGAGTTCCTGGTAGTGGCTGTGGCTTCTCAGAGATCACACTTTTTAGAAAAGCTAACTGTAACCTGCTATACACTAGATCAGTATTTCACACTAAGCGATATTCGCTCTTTACATAGTGCGTCGCATTATTAAAACTGCCGAGCCCTGGTGATGTGGAATATACAGAAGCAAGTAAGTGATACTAAATCACATCCCGTTGCTTACTatctactgcccccccccctccctgtcgcGACCGGTTTGACATCCTATCCCCCTTAAAATAAACTCACAATTAGTAGTGAGTGGGAtcatttgtgaccgggagaataagaactcttcagaaaatctgcactgtttaatgcctATTAGTTAATgactctcttttgtgtgacataaaattaaatataggaaacacaaagccgtaaagacaagagacaatctaagtagtacacatttcttcagtccttaggctCCAGCGTTACTTTCTCTCCAATCTTGCTACAGCTgtcatggcgtgctttcctttctgcgaaaggatctattacctcatcaaggttcg contains these protein-coding regions:
- the LOC126263639 gene encoding uncharacterized protein LOC126263639, translating into MATEAQRLISISLTKIAQSRAQRGGVSLHKNLLVATVLQKARYVFMEEAYHMVHSTGGIYTATVSSAQQQNQASYEQNYDDDSSQVSLSPEATTDHIHSEDSEGSSSDSPLQEFLDQSCIRCTDSAASSSEEDNKENHAPSHCQNPVSSHTVTDSPTYFDLDNTSRSEDNKVFRDRSNNASQPSSSRCLKRRRAVAEWETEEAVSSILPKKAKTTECSDTEGDDSVFIDDAVLFTECGVSDADSDDAEDTARTTMEIDTITSLVSIFSFGGLAASDMSAAGGVAKLTRSMSTPDLCSAQAKEGVDVLQQRPFLAMTV